The Plectropomus leopardus isolate mb unplaced genomic scaffold, YSFRI_Pleo_2.0 unplaced_scaffold14393, whole genome shotgun sequence genome includes a window with the following:
- the LOC121964187 gene encoding serpin B6-like — MSDFSGMSTANNLVLSKVVHKSFVEVNEEGTEAAAATAAVITNRSLPPRFTADHPFLFFIQHKPTNTVLFAGRYSSPE, encoded by the exons ATGAGTGACTTTTCTG GTATGTCCACAGCCAACAACCTGGTTCTGTCAAAGGTCGTCCACAAGAGTTTCGTGGAAGTCAACGAGGAGGgaactgaagctgctgctgccactgctgcagTCATAACGAACCGCTCCCTTCCCCCCCGTTTCACTGCAGACCAtcccttcctcttcttcatccaACATAAGCCCACCAACACTGTTCTCTTTGCTGGCCGATACTCCTCTCCTGAGTGA